The proteins below come from a single Gordonia sp. X0973 genomic window:
- a CDS encoding GlsB/YeaQ/YmgE family stress response membrane protein, producing the protein MDLSVGGIIGLIVFGAVIGVLARVVMPGKQSISALVTIVLGVLGAVVGYFVADKLGVGDTSGVDWMRWAISVAAAVLLTFGYEAVSSRSKS; encoded by the coding sequence ATGGACCTGAGTGTGGGCGGGATCATCGGATTGATCGTCTTCGGAGCCGTCATCGGCGTGCTGGCGCGGGTGGTGATGCCCGGGAAGCAATCGATCTCGGCGTTGGTCACCATCGTGCTGGGGGTGCTGGGTGCCGTGGTCGGGTATTTCGTCGCCGACAAACTCGGCGTGGGCGACACCTCCGGCGTCGACTGGATGCGCTGGGCGATCAGCGTTGCCGCCGCCGTCTTGTTGACCTTCGGCTACGAAGCCGTCAGCTCGCGGTCGAAGAGCTGA
- a CDS encoding NAD(P)H-binding protein gives MRVVIVGGHGKIALLAARRLAEQGDEVVALIRNPAHADDVRAVGANPVLFDVEAAKESAFADVFLGQDAIVWSAGAGGGNPTRTRAVDRDAAIRSIEAASAAGVRRYVMVSYFGASLDHGVPEDDSFFAYAEAKAAADEFLRGSGLDWTILGPSRLTDAPGGGISVSEPGAEPTGQQKGEVSRDAVAAVIAAVLHDKATIHRQLEFNDGPHPVDSAW, from the coding sequence GTGCGCGTCGTCATCGTCGGGGGCCACGGCAAGATCGCGCTGCTCGCCGCACGACGGCTCGCCGAGCAGGGTGACGAGGTCGTCGCGCTGATCCGGAACCCCGCGCACGCCGACGACGTGCGGGCAGTCGGCGCGAACCCCGTGCTGTTCGACGTCGAGGCGGCGAAGGAGTCCGCCTTCGCCGACGTGTTCCTCGGGCAGGACGCGATCGTCTGGTCCGCGGGTGCGGGCGGTGGAAATCCGACCCGGACGCGCGCGGTCGACCGCGATGCCGCGATTCGGTCGATCGAGGCCGCTTCGGCGGCCGGGGTGCGGCGCTACGTCATGGTCTCTTACTTCGGCGCCTCGCTCGATCACGGTGTGCCAGAAGATGATTCGTTCTTCGCCTATGCGGAGGCCAAGGCCGCGGCGGACGAGTTCCTGCGCGGGAGCGGCCTGGACTGGACCATCCTGGGGCCGAGTCGGCTGACCGACGCCCCCGGCGGCGGTATCTCGGTGAGCGAACCCGGCGCGGAGCCGACCGGGCAGCAGAAGGGGGAGGTCAGCCGCGATGCGGTGGCGGCGGTCATCGCCGCGGTGCTGCATGACAAGGCGACGATTCACCGGCAGTTGGAATTCAACGACGGTCCGCATCCGGTGGACTCGGCGTGGTGA
- a CDS encoding FAD-binding oxidoreductase, protein MSRFDPAVFAAIVGEPHVVTDADAARRFLTDWTGRRTGRADAVIRPRSTGEVAAVLTACRGRGIAVVPQGGNTGLVGGSVPADGDRPTIVLSTERMTDVGTPDPVEMCVGVQAGATVAAIEAAATSVGAHFAVDLASRDSATAGGIVATNAGGVHVVRHGGTRAQVLGIEAVLADGSVLRRWNPLRKDNVGYDLPGLLAGSEGTLAVITGVLFALVERPGQTAVAMVAIDSIDEVFALVAAVRTAGLTVEAVELMTKAGVRLVVESGSRPALAGESAFQVLLEVSGAEPAQRLADVLDTVGVADAVVEDGPARALWELREKHTEVIARASATVPVKLDVAIPRRGMGGFVAELDVWAPSEPYPCRPIVFGHAADGNLHVNLLDIPDEEQSAAAELMLAKVVERGGSVSAEHGVGRDKAAWLERVRDSADVAAMRAIKHAWDPEGLLNPGVLFV, encoded by the coding sequence GTGAGCCGGTTCGACCCGGCCGTGTTCGCCGCGATCGTCGGCGAGCCGCATGTCGTGACCGACGCCGACGCGGCTCGGCGCTTCCTGACCGATTGGACCGGGCGGCGCACGGGGCGGGCCGATGCGGTGATCCGCCCGCGGAGTACCGGCGAGGTCGCCGCGGTGCTGACCGCCTGCCGCGGCCGGGGGATCGCGGTGGTGCCGCAGGGCGGCAACACCGGCTTGGTGGGCGGATCGGTACCCGCCGACGGCGATCGGCCGACGATCGTGCTCTCGACGGAGCGGATGACCGATGTCGGCACGCCGGACCCGGTGGAGATGTGCGTCGGCGTCCAGGCCGGGGCGACGGTGGCGGCGATCGAAGCGGCGGCCACGTCGGTCGGGGCACACTTCGCCGTCGACCTGGCGTCGCGGGATTCGGCGACGGCCGGTGGGATCGTCGCCACGAATGCAGGCGGGGTCCACGTGGTCCGGCACGGCGGGACGCGGGCGCAGGTCCTCGGCATCGAGGCGGTGCTCGCCGACGGGTCGGTGCTGCGCCGGTGGAATCCGCTGCGCAAGGACAACGTGGGCTACGACCTGCCCGGACTCCTCGCCGGCAGCGAGGGAACGCTCGCCGTGATCACCGGGGTACTCTTCGCCCTCGTCGAACGTCCCGGGCAGACGGCGGTGGCGATGGTCGCGATCGATTCGATCGACGAGGTGTTCGCACTGGTGGCGGCGGTCCGCACGGCGGGGCTGACCGTCGAGGCCGTCGAGCTGATGACGAAGGCGGGGGTGCGGCTCGTCGTCGAATCGGGTTCGCGTCCGGCGCTGGCGGGCGAGTCGGCGTTCCAAGTGCTGCTCGAGGTGTCCGGGGCCGAGCCGGCCCAGCGCCTGGCCGACGTCCTAGACACCGTCGGGGTGGCCGACGCGGTCGTCGAGGACGGCCCGGCGCGTGCGCTGTGGGAACTGCGCGAGAAGCACACCGAGGTGATCGCGCGGGCGAGCGCGACCGTGCCGGTGAAGCTCGACGTCGCCATCCCGCGTCGGGGAATGGGCGGCTTCGTCGCCGAGCTCGATGTCTGGGCCCCGTCGGAGCCCTATCCGTGCCGGCCCATCGTGTTCGGCCACGCCGCCGACGGCAATCTGCACGTCAACCTGCTCGACATTCCCGACGAGGAGCAGTCGGCGGCGGCCGAACTCATGCTCGCGAAAGTGGTCGAGCGGGGCGGCAGCGTCAGCGCCGAACACGGTGTGGGCCGGGACAAGGCCGCCTGGCTCGAGCGCGTGCGCGATTCAGCGGACGTCGCGGCCATGCGGGCGATCAAACACGCCTGGGACCCGGAGGGGCTGCTCAATCCCGGCGTGCTGTTCGTCTGA
- a CDS encoding MFS transporter, with translation MTTATQADSHYKWIALSNTTLGMLIATINSSIVLIALPDIFKGIGINPLQPGNTGYLLWMMMGFLVVTAVLVVSFGRLGDMFGRAKMYNLGFAIFTFSSIMLAITWFTGDAAAWWLIGWRIVQGIGGAFLMANSSAILTDAFPANQRGLALGINGVAAIAGSFLGLLVGGILAPINWKWIFLVSVPFGLLGTVWAYLKLRDTGVRRRARMDWWGNATFAIGLIAVLVGLTYGIQPYGHSQMGWGSPLVLTCVIGGLVMLALFAFIETKVDDPLFDLHLFKIRDFLFGNIANLTASIGRGGLQFILIIWLQGIWLPQHGYDYSQTPLWAGIYMLPMTVGFLLSAPISGALSDRFGTKWFTTIGLLVTAGTFAALIAIPVDFYYPVFALILVINGIGMGMFSSPNRAEVMNSLPIDQRGSGSGMMTTFQNSAMVLSIGIFFSLMIVGLSAHLPTAMTTGLTAHGVPASSAEQIADLPTVSVLFAAFLGINPVQHILGPHLSALPAADQHALTGLDFFPRLISDPFADGLSTAFTFAIVCCVVGAVASLFTTSQSTTATADEVVDTDDAYDSSSRPVTAARSTTQGDDGRAAERGNDLARM, from the coding sequence GTGACGACCGCAACCCAGGCCGATTCCCACTACAAGTGGATCGCACTGTCCAACACCACGCTCGGCATGCTGATCGCGACGATCAACAGCTCGATCGTCCTGATCGCCCTCCCCGACATCTTCAAGGGGATCGGGATCAACCCGCTTCAGCCGGGAAACACCGGCTACCTGCTGTGGATGATGATGGGCTTCCTGGTCGTCACGGCGGTCCTCGTCGTCAGCTTCGGACGCCTCGGCGACATGTTCGGCCGCGCGAAGATGTACAACCTGGGCTTCGCCATCTTCACCTTCTCCTCGATCATGCTGGCCATCACGTGGTTCACCGGCGATGCGGCCGCCTGGTGGCTGATCGGCTGGCGAATCGTGCAGGGCATCGGCGGCGCCTTCCTCATGGCCAACTCGTCGGCCATCCTCACCGACGCCTTCCCGGCCAACCAGCGCGGCCTCGCCCTGGGCATCAACGGCGTCGCGGCGATCGCGGGCTCCTTCCTCGGCCTGCTCGTCGGCGGCATCCTGGCCCCGATCAACTGGAAGTGGATCTTCCTCGTCTCGGTCCCCTTCGGCCTGCTGGGCACCGTGTGGGCCTACCTGAAGCTGCGCGACACCGGCGTCCGCCGCCGGGCCCGAATGGACTGGTGGGGCAACGCGACCTTCGCGATCGGCCTCATCGCTGTCCTCGTCGGCCTGACCTACGGCATCCAGCCCTACGGCCACTCGCAGATGGGCTGGGGTTCGCCACTCGTGCTGACCTGCGTGATCGGCGGCCTCGTCATGCTGGCCCTGTTCGCCTTCATCGAGACCAAGGTCGACGACCCACTGTTCGACCTGCACCTGTTCAAGATCCGCGACTTCCTGTTCGGAAACATCGCCAACCTCACCGCCTCCATCGGCCGCGGCGGGCTGCAGTTCATCCTGATCATCTGGCTCCAGGGGATCTGGCTCCCCCAGCACGGCTACGACTACTCACAGACCCCGCTGTGGGCCGGCATCTACATGCTCCCGATGACCGTCGGGTTCCTGCTCTCGGCACCGATCTCCGGCGCCCTCTCCGACCGGTTCGGCACCAAATGGTTCACGACCATCGGCCTGTTGGTGACCGCGGGCACCTTCGCGGCCCTCATCGCGATCCCGGTCGACTTCTACTACCCGGTCTTCGCGCTCATCCTCGTGATCAACGGCATCGGGATGGGCATGTTCTCCTCGCCCAACCGCGCCGAGGTGATGAACAGCCTGCCCATCGACCAGCGCGGCTCCGGCTCCGGCATGATGACGACCTTCCAGAACTCGGCGATGGTCCTCTCGATCGGCATCTTCTTCTCCCTGATGATCGTCGGCCTGTCCGCCCACCTCCCGACGGCCATGACCACCGGCCTGACCGCGCACGGCGTACCCGCCTCCTCGGCCGAGCAGATCGCCGATCTGCCGACGGTGTCGGTCCTCTTCGCCGCCTTCCTGGGCATCAACCCGGTCCAACACATCCTCGGACCGCACCTGTCGGCCCTCCCCGCCGCCGACCAGCACGCGCTGACCGGACTCGACTTCTTCCCGCGACTGATCTCCGATCCGTTCGCCGACGGGCTGAGCACGGCCTTCACCTTCGCGATCGTGTGCTGCGTGGTCGGGGCCGTCGCCTCGCTCTTCACCACCTCGCAGAGCACCACCGCGACCGCCGACGAGGTCGTCGACACCGACGACGCCTACGACTCGTCGTCGCGACCGGTCACCGCGGCGCGGTCCACGACCCAGGGTGACGACGGGCGGGCCGCGGAGCGCGGCAACGACTTGGCCCGCATGTAG